The following is a genomic window from Adhaeribacter radiodurans.
GAAAAAGAACAAGTCCAGGCGCAAGCCATGCAACAGGCAATTGCTTTCTCCCAGGAGTTAATTCAGTCGCAGGAAAATGAGCGCAAGCGAATTGCCGCCGAACTACACGATAGTGTTGGACAGAGCTTGATTCTTATTAAAAACCGTATTCTTTTGCTCAAAAAACGCTTGGACGATCCGGAAAAAGTTGCCCGGCACGCTGATGATTTAACCGAAACGGTAGCTCATACTATTAGCGAAATACGGGGAATATCCTACGGCTTGCGGCCTTTCCAGTTAGATATGCTCGGCTTAACGCAATCCATCAACGGTTTAGTAGATGAAGTGTCGGAAGGTAGCGGCATTGATATTCGGGTAAATGCCGACTCCATTGATAATCTATTTCCAAAAGAACAAGAAATTAATGTGTACCGCATTATTCAAGAATGTTTAAATAACATTGTAAAACATTCCGCGGCCACCAGTGCCCGCGTGAACATTGTGCGGGAAGACGGCCTGGTACATCTTAGCGTAGAAGATAACGGCAAAGGAATTAACCCGACTAACGCTACCAACTCGGTTCCCAAGTCCGGATTCGGTTTACGCGGCATGCAGGAAAGGCTTAGTATTTTGGCGGGGAAACTGCAAATTAAATCGGCTGTGCCCCAAGGTACTGTTATTCAAATTACTTTACCGGTAAAGCCCGTACCAGTTGCAACCACCGTTACAACCCGCGAGTTTGTTTCTTAAGTTTCCTCGTTAAAGAAATGTAAATCAGTATTGCAGCTATAAGCTATTTTTACAATATCCAACTGAAGCAAAAGTTTTAAACAAAAAGGTCTGTACAAACACAGACCTTTAAAAGGAAGTGTTACTTCTGATAACTAAAAATGCTTATATTGTCAGTTTCCCTTCTATTGAATCATCGAGGGTTTCGCCAATAACTGCTCCCACAAGAATTTTAGCAAAAGCTACTGTGTTGCCGTGTTTGTTATCCCAATAATAGCCTTCGTGAGCTTGTATTTTTATAACCGTAATTCTGGGGTCGTCCTGGCCTTCGGTAAACCAGGTTTTTAAGATAGGATTCCACAGTTCTTTTATTTTAGCTTTATCCTGGCTAATGGTGGCCGTTCCGAAAACACTTAAATAATCGCTATGCGTCGATCCCTGAAACAGAAGATGCACGTTGGAATCCGCTTTAATATCGGCATTTTTATGGCTATCGGATGCGCTTAAAAAATAAAAGTTGCCGTTCTCTTCTACTTTCCGCACCGACATAGGCCGTACTTTAAGCGGTAAACCCGTAGTTATTTTGGTACAGAAAAAGCAAGTATCTGCTTTTTCGGCTAATTCCTTTATTTTTTGGCCAGCCGATTGGCCTTCTAAATCCTGGTGGTTTTTTTCGGGTTGCTGTTGGTTGATACTATCCATCGTTTTTGTTTTTAGTTAAGGGTCTATTTCTAAACCCCTACTGCTTCAAAATGTTATTAATAAATTAGTAAATCAATTAATTAGGCAGGGCTAAAACATTGCTTTTGGTGGTAGAAATAGAATCCTAGTTCTGGTAGGTACACATTGTAATTCTAAGGGTTATCGCTTACTTTTATCCGGATAGATCTGGCTTCAAGCACATGAAAAAATTTTTTCTTTTAATTTTTCCGCTTTTCTTCTTCAGCTCCTTTAATACTACTAAAACACTTACCTGGGTAGCTATTGGCGATTCTATTACGTACTTGAACGATCATCCCGATGAAACCGGTAATCGCATTACCAAAGGTTATCTTACCGGAGTAACCGAAAAGCTACCGGAATTAGAGTATGTAAATAAAGGCTATAATGGCTGGACAGCCGTACGCATTGCAGAGGAAATAGAGAAACTAGGATTGGCAAAGGCCGATGTATATTCCGTTTTTTTAGGCACTAACGATTGGTGGCAGGGTAAACCAATCGGCACACTGGCCGATTATCAGAACAACACGGGCACTAACACTTTTTATGGTTCTTACCGGATTATTATAAACAAGCTTCGCGAATTAAATAAGAAAGCCCCAATTATCTTGATTACGCCCATGCAGCGGGTTGATTTTGTGTACATCAACAATATGAAAAACAATGCCTATGGCTCTTATAAAGATAAAAACGGACAATCGCTGGCGGCTTTTGCCGCGGCCATAAACGCCATCGGGAAACTAGAAAAACTATCCGTAGTAGATTTATACAATCAAAGCGGTATAACCTTGGAAACTTTGGTAAAATTTAAACGGCTGAAAGATCCGGCAAACGGGCAATACAAAAATTATTCTTATCCGGATTTTATCAATGTTCCATTTAATCCCGAAACCGACGTATATCCTTATCCACCCGAATCTGTTGACAATACTTACGATGGACTGCACCCTTCAGATAAAGGCTACGAAGTAATTACCAATATGGTCGCGCAAGCTTTGAAAAAAGAATTAAAAATAAGGAAAGCCAGTAAGCAGGCAGTGCTTCGGTAATTCTGGGAGGTAGTTGAAATTACGCCGCTGAAACCTATACGTTATTAGCCAGCGCGGAAAAAACCAAGTTATACCAGTGCAAGGTAATTTTTCTCGAGTTAATTTATTATTAAAAGTTAAGGATTTGGGGTGAACGTATTATAATGCGCTGGTAAGTTAGGTTATGAAACGGCTCTTCTTTATATTTTTCTTTTGCTGCGTGCTTATTATTGCCACCTTTCTTATGTTCGAAGACCTGGAACATTGGATGGCTGCCAATTTGCATTCCGAACAATCTATTGCTACCTACATTTTGCTTAGTTTCAGTTTTATGGCCTTAGATACGATTTTACCTGTGCCATCCAGCTTGCTGATGATTTTGAACGGTAAAATTTTAGGCCCCTTCTTCGGTACGTTGGTGTCCTGGTGTTCGAGCCTTTTATCTTCGGTATTTGGGTTTTACCTGGGCCGGAGTGCTAATGCCTACTTCGATAAGTTTTTCTCTAGCCAGGATAAAGCATTTAGTAATAATTTGTTTCAAAAATTTGGGAATTTAGCAATCACTATTTCTAAAGCATTACCCATTCTTTCCGAAGCTATCTCTTTTGTGGCGGGTACCACGGCTATCCCCTTTAAAACCTTTTTACTATACTCGGCCTTGGGCCATTTAGTTGTTTCAGTGATTTATGCCTATCTGGGTAGCTTTTATAATGCTGTAAATTCGGGGTTAGTAACAATTATTATAATTCTGAGTACCGTAATTTTAGGTTGGCTGGTCCAATTTGTTATGAAGAATAAATATAAAGCTTCAAATGAATAGTTACAGGTATGTTATATAGCCAAGCCTAAATTGCCTGTTTAAATTTTACCCGGGTTGACCGTGAGATTACTAAAAGTAAATCTTCTGTTATTAATTAAATAATGCTGCTGCTATTAATAAAATCTATGCGGCTTAAAATCCTTCACCGAAGACTCCAAGCCGCATAGATTTTATTAAATATTATCGAAATTAAAATTTAAAATTACTAAAACCATTTCTAAGTCAAGTAAATTCATTCTGCAAAATCGGTTGAATATAACTTACTAGAAAATGGATTTTAAGTTACTCGGGCAACCTATTCATTGGTTACTTTAAATATTTTACCGTCTGGTAAACTATTTACGTAATAAGTTAAGGGGCCACTTCTTACAATAGCAGTTGGCTGGTTTAATGCTGGTCCAAATTTAGCTTGTCCATTATCGGCGGCAACAACTATTCTACCTGTATTAGGGGTAAATCCTTGTTCGCCCAATTGACCGTGTTCTACTACTACGGGGTTATAAGTCGGATCAAACGTCATATCGGTTATAGCAGTAAACCCTTCTTGGTATATTGAAACCTTACCAGATAGGTCTACAGAATAAATCCGGGCTTTTCCGGTTGGGAATGGAAAACCAGTTAAAGTAGTAACATAAAAATGTTGTTTGTTGAAAGCAATACTGGTAGGTACGGGGTCTATAGTTGGCGGGCCTAATTTAGTCGGATTTTTAATATCGTCGAAGGTGACAAATACATCTAATTTTCCGGCAGGTGTCCGGCGAATAACAGCATTGGCTCCGGCATCGGTAATGTAAAGGTTGTCTTCCGGACCTACCGTTAAATTATAGGGGTTTGATTCATCGGGCTTCACTTTAAACGGATAATTTAAAACAAATTTGCCAATATTTTGCTTTTGAAGCGATTGGGCTTTTAAAGGAGTACTTCCAATTTTATAAGAACTTATATCTGCTATGTATAATATGCCATTGGTATGCAAAATATAAACTTTACCATCTTTTACTAACAGGTGGTTTAAGCCAACAATCTCCTCAGGACCTCCAGGGCCAAAAAAGGAAGGAAAACCATTAATAACAACGTATTTTTTACCATCGGACTTAAATACGGATACTTTTCCATCACCTTTGCCGGTGCCAATTTCTGTAACCCATAATTGTTGTTCGGCGTCAAGGGCTAAACCAATAGGGTTATTCAGCTTGGTAGCATACTCCTTAACTTT
Proteins encoded in this region:
- a CDS encoding pyridoxamine 5'-phosphate oxidase family protein, with amino-acid sequence MDSINQQQPEKNHQDLEGQSAGQKIKELAEKADTCFFCTKITTGLPLKVRPMSVRKVEENGNFYFLSASDSHKNADIKADSNVHLLFQGSTHSDYLSVFGTATISQDKAKIKELWNPILKTWFTEGQDDPRITVIKIQAHEGYYWDNKHGNTVAFAKILVGAVIGETLDDSIEGKLTI
- a CDS encoding SGNH/GDSL hydrolase family protein is translated as MKKFFLLIFPLFFFSSFNTTKTLTWVAIGDSITYLNDHPDETGNRITKGYLTGVTEKLPELEYVNKGYNGWTAVRIAEEIEKLGLAKADVYSVFLGTNDWWQGKPIGTLADYQNNTGTNTFYGSYRIIINKLRELNKKAPIILITPMQRVDFVYINNMKNNAYGSYKDKNGQSLAAFAAAINAIGKLEKLSVVDLYNQSGITLETLVKFKRLKDPANGQYKNYSYPDFINVPFNPETDVYPYPPESVDNTYDGLHPSDKGYEVITNMVAQALKKELKIRKASKQAVLR
- a CDS encoding TVP38/TMEM64 family protein, producing MKRLFFIFFFCCVLIIATFLMFEDLEHWMAANLHSEQSIATYILLSFSFMALDTILPVPSSLLMILNGKILGPFFGTLVSWCSSLLSSVFGFYLGRSANAYFDKFFSSQDKAFSNNLFQKFGNLAITISKALPILSEAISFVAGTTAIPFKTFLLYSALGHLVVSVIYAYLGSFYNAVNSGLVTIIIILSTVILGWLVQFVMKNKYKASNE
- a CDS encoding ScyD/ScyE family protein — translated: MKLKLTTLLFSLALLVVTGCREFYEYLDSVEPNPLKVKEYATKLNNPIGLALDAEQQLWVTEIGTGKGDGKVSVFKSDGKKYVVINGFPSFFGPGGPEEIVGLNHLLVKDGKVYILHTNGILYIADISSYKIGSTPLKAQSLQKQNIGKFVLNYPFKVKPDESNPYNLTVGPEDNLYITDAGANAVIRRTPAGKLDVFVTFDDIKNPTKLGPPTIDPVPTSIAFNKQHFYVTTLTGFPFPTGKARIYSVDLSGKVSIYQEGFTAITDMTFDPTYNPVVVEHGQLGEQGFTPNTGRIVVAADNGQAKFGPALNQPTAIVRSGPLTYYVNSLPDGKIFKVTNE